In Janthinobacterium rivuli, a single genomic region encodes these proteins:
- a CDS encoding MAPEG family protein has translation MTPELTMLACTLVLALLQILLPALFRTRETGTAYNVSARDGDGPPVGKITARLRRAQANLFETLPLFAAAVLIVHVTAQESALTLYGTALYLAARVLYLPLYAFGVPVVRTLVWCVSIAGLLMLFWAILFTS, from the coding sequence ATGACCCCTGAACTGACGATGCTGGCTTGTACTTTGGTGCTGGCGCTGCTGCAAATCCTCCTGCCCGCGCTGTTTCGCACGCGCGAAACGGGCACGGCCTATAACGTGAGCGCGCGCGACGGCGACGGGCCGCCCGTGGGCAAGATCACGGCCCGCTTGCGGCGGGCCCAGGCAAACCTGTTCGAAACCTTGCCCCTGTTCGCCGCCGCCGTGCTGATCGTCCACGTGACGGCGCAGGAAAGCGCGCTGACCCTGTACGGCACGGCCCTGTACCTGGCCGCGCGCGTGCTGTATTTACCCCTGTATGCGTTTGGCGTGCCCGTCGTGCGCACGCTCGTCTGGTGCGTGTCGATTGCCGGCCTGCTGATGCTGTTCTGGGCCATCCTGTTTACTTCTTGA
- a CDS encoding PAS domain S-box protein, producing the protein MSAPAWPRGGGNMGELVRQRDWSATSLGPLDGWPAHLRTSVDIVLNSPMAMVLMWGPQHVMIYNDDYIHIAGARHPAALGDTVPAVWPEIWDWNARILDAGLRGETQVHRECCLPLLRDGQRADVCFDLYYTPVHGADGQIDGVLCTALELTARMEEGRQLKLATAELGELNTTLQAESEAVRAANRRLGEERALLRALFQQAPSFMALLRGPRHVFELANEHYLRLVGHRDLLGKTVEAALPEVKAQGFIELLDQVYRTGEPYEGRQVKVDLQTADGQTGQRQIDFVYQPIKDDEGAVTGILVEGIDVTERMEGEERLRLAQQAGGIGTFEWFPETGAMLVSPTFRRLWGIADEEEVTERLLVSLVDARDQQKVGPSKLAVAPNPLEYVEYRIRRPADGALRWIARQGEVVAGRVPGQRRYVGVSFDVTERRQIEDELNASQERMAAIFGQASVGLSELGLDGSFQRVNGALCCMLGRSAEELLSLNMNDIMHPADVPGNSVLFQRLVETGESFSLEKRYLKPDGSQVWVSSNVSRLVDEQGHTRSLIAVKTDITDRRRVEKALHELNETLEHRVEQEVNERTKAEDALRQAQKMEAVGQLTGGIAHDFNNVLQIISGNLHLLHHLAGTDGLMRQRLDTAIAAVERGAKLSSHLLAFARRQPLKPVVADLARVVRNMDALLRRALGEAIDIVLVGGGGLWNTLVDRSQIENVILNLAINARDAMDGAGKLTIELGNVVLDEQYVHNLVDVPAGQYVMLSVTDTGRGMSGAVLQRAFEPFFTTKPEGAGTGLGLSMAYGFVTQSRGHIRIYSEPGVGTGVKIYLPRSLMAEADEELELSGVVTGGTETVLVVEDDVGVRTTVVDMLGALGYKVLKAEDGESALAVLHSGAQIDLLFTDVIMPGPVSSTEMALQARQLQSDIAVLFTSGYAQDVIVHEGRLDAGVELLSKPYRREELARKLRHVLANRQQQMRARQFERSGAPVAGIQADGSTASSVLGGGTPGLDLTGHAPTPQGDMPTSMKILVVEDNLDSQLMVCELVGMLGHTVSGVSDGEAAWELLNEQDFDILFTDVSLPGMSGIALARMVLRDKPDMRIIFSTGYGKESMDELGFSASVLRKPYDLMELQAALDQP; encoded by the coding sequence ATGAGCGCGCCAGCCTGGCCGCGCGGCGGCGGCAACATGGGCGAACTGGTGCGCCAGCGCGACTGGTCCGCCACCAGCCTGGGCCCGCTCGATGGCTGGCCCGCCCATTTGCGCACCAGCGTCGACATCGTGCTCAACTCGCCGATGGCGATGGTGCTGATGTGGGGCCCGCAGCACGTGATGATTTACAACGACGACTACATCCACATCGCCGGGGCGCGCCATCCGGCGGCGCTGGGCGATACGGTGCCGGCCGTCTGGCCCGAAATCTGGGACTGGAACGCGCGCATCCTCGATGCGGGATTGCGCGGCGAGACGCAGGTGCACCGCGAATGCTGTTTGCCGCTGTTGCGCGATGGCCAGCGCGCGGACGTCTGTTTCGACCTGTATTACACGCCCGTGCATGGCGCTGACGGCCAGATCGATGGCGTGCTGTGCACGGCGCTGGAATTGACGGCGCGCATGGAAGAGGGGCGCCAGCTGAAGCTGGCCACGGCCGAGCTGGGCGAACTCAACACTACTTTGCAGGCCGAGAGCGAGGCCGTGCGCGCGGCCAACCGCCGCCTGGGCGAGGAGCGCGCGCTGCTGCGCGCCCTGTTCCAGCAGGCGCCCAGCTTCATGGCTCTGCTGCGCGGGCCGCGGCACGTGTTCGAACTGGCGAATGAGCATTATCTGCGCCTGGTGGGCCACCGCGATCTGCTGGGCAAGACAGTCGAAGCGGCCTTGCCTGAAGTCAAGGCGCAAGGTTTCATCGAACTGCTCGACCAGGTCTACCGCACGGGCGAACCTTACGAGGGGCGCCAGGTGAAGGTGGACTTGCAGACGGCGGACGGGCAGACGGGGCAGCGCCAGATCGATTTCGTCTACCAGCCCATCAAGGATGACGAGGGCGCGGTCACGGGTATCCTCGTCGAAGGCATCGACGTCACCGAGCGCATGGAAGGCGAGGAACGCTTGCGCCTGGCCCAGCAGGCCGGTGGCATCGGGACCTTCGAATGGTTCCCCGAGACGGGCGCGATGCTGGTGTCGCCCACCTTCCGCCGCCTGTGGGGCATTGCCGACGAGGAAGAAGTGACGGAACGCCTGCTGGTGAGCCTGGTCGATGCGCGCGACCAGCAAAAGGTCGGGCCCAGCAAGCTTGCTGTGGCGCCCAATCCCCTCGAATACGTGGAATATCGCATCCGCCGTCCCGCCGATGGCGCGCTGCGCTGGATCGCGCGCCAGGGCGAGGTGGTGGCCGGCCGCGTGCCGGGCCAGCGCCGCTACGTGGGCGTGTCGTTCGACGTGACGGAGCGGCGCCAGATCGAGGATGAACTGAACGCCAGCCAGGAGCGCATGGCCGCCATTTTCGGCCAGGCGTCGGTGGGCTTGTCCGAGCTGGGCCTCGACGGCAGTTTTCAGCGCGTTAACGGCGCCCTGTGCTGCATGCTGGGCCGTTCCGCCGAAGAACTGCTGAGCCTGAACATGAATGACATCATGCATCCGGCGGACGTGCCTGGCAACAGCGTGCTGTTCCAGCGCCTGGTGGAAACGGGTGAGTCGTTCTCGCTGGAAAAGCGCTACCTGAAACCCGATGGTTCGCAAGTGTGGGTGTCGAGCAATGTCAGCCGCCTGGTCGATGAGCAGGGTCATACGCGTTCCTTGATCGCCGTCAAGACGGACATCACGGATCGGCGCCGCGTGGAAAAAGCGCTGCATGAATTGAACGAAACGCTCGAGCACCGGGTCGAACAGGAAGTCAACGAGCGCACCAAGGCGGAAGACGCCTTGCGCCAGGCGCAAAAGATGGAAGCCGTGGGCCAGCTGACAGGGGGGATCGCGCACGATTTCAATAATGTGCTGCAAATCATTTCCGGTAATTTGCATTTGTTGCATCATCTGGCGGGCACGGATGGCTTGATGCGCCAGCGCCTGGACACGGCGATCGCCGCCGTCGAGCGGGGCGCCAAATTGTCGTCGCATCTGTTGGCGTTTGCGCGGCGCCAGCCCTTGAAACCCGTGGTGGCCGACCTGGCGCGCGTGGTGCGCAACATGGATGCCTTGTTGCGGCGCGCCTTGGGCGAAGCGATCGACATCGTGCTGGTGGGCGGCGGCGGACTGTGGAATACCCTGGTCGACCGCAGCCAGATCGAGAACGTCATCCTCAACCTGGCCATCAATGCGCGCGACGCCATGGATGGCGCGGGCAAGCTGACCATCGAGCTGGGCAATGTCGTGCTCGACGAACAGTATGTGCACAACCTGGTCGATGTGCCGGCCGGCCAGTACGTGATGCTGTCGGTGACGGACACGGGCCGCGGCATGAGCGGCGCCGTCCTGCAGCGCGCGTTCGAGCCGTTTTTCACGACGAAGCCGGAAGGCGCGGGCACGGGCCTGGGTTTGTCGATGGCGTACGGCTTTGTCACGCAAAGCCGTGGCCATATCCGCATTTACAGTGAACCTGGCGTGGGCACGGGAGTCAAAATCTATTTGCCCCGCTCCCTGATGGCGGAAGCGGACGAGGAACTGGAATTGAGCGGCGTCGTCACGGGCGGCACGGAAACGGTGCTGGTGGTGGAAGACGACGTCGGTGTGCGCACCACCGTGGTCGACATGCTCGGTGCGCTGGGCTACAAGGTGCTCAAGGCCGAGGATGGTGAAAGCGCGCTGGCCGTGCTGCACAGCGGCGCGCAGATCGATTTGCTGTTTACGGACGTGATCATGCCCGGTCCCGTCAGCAGCACGGAGATGGCGCTGCAGGCGCGCCAATTGCAGTCCGATATCGCCGTGCTGTTTACGTCGGGCTACGCGCAGGATGTCATCGTGCACGAGGGCAGGCTCGACGCAGGAGTGGAATTGCTTAGCAAACCCTACCGGCGCGAAGAGCTGGCACGCAAGCTGCGCCATGTGCTGGCCAATCGCCAGCAGCAAATGCGTGCGCGCCAGTTTGAGCGGTCCGGCGCGCCGGTGGCCGGCATTCAGGCGGACGGCAGCACGGCGTCCAGCGTGCTGGGCGGTGGCACGCCGGGGCTGGACTTGACGGGCCATGCGCCAACACCGCAGGGTGACATGCCGACATCGATGAAAATACTCGTGGTGGAAGACAATCTCGATTCCCAGCTGATGGTGTGCGAACTGGTGGGCATGCTGGGCCACACGGTCAGCGGCGTGTCCGATGGCGAAGCGGCGTGGGAATTGCTCAACGAGCAAGACTTCGATATCCTGTTTACGGATGTCAGCCTGCCCGGCATGTCCGGCATCGCGCTGGCGCGCATGGTGCTGCGCGACAAACCGGACATGCGCATCATCTTTTCCACTGGCTATGGCAAGGAATCGATGGATGAGCTGGGCTTTTCCGCCAGCGTCTTGCGCAAGCCTTATGATTTGATGGAGTTGCAAGCGGCACTCGACCAACCCTGA
- a CDS encoding hybrid sensor histidine kinase/response regulator — translation MTAPIHILVVDDIAQNLVAAEAVLARPGIVILKASSGAQALELLLTHEVALALIDVQMPQMDGFELAELIRGSERTRSIPLIFLTAASREPSYSFRGYEAGAVDFLYKPIDVKALQSKVAVLVQLYQQKRELSAQLDELKHALHLNELFTAVLGHDLRTPLSVVMNGAMLLPMMSDHPKVVVTAQRIESSAKRMARMVDQLLDLARIRSGTMELRSSTHDYLALARAIVDEFETAGQAALVEVSSVGELHGLCDAGLLSQVISNLLSNALTHGEQGAPVQLALDGRDADSIQLRIANRGVIPAALLPTLFEPFQQAGEKRKTGQGLGLGLYTVNMFVKAHGGTVELTSTAAQGTLATVRIPRQCQVRVQAGLAT, via the coding sequence GTGACAGCACCTATCCATATCCTCGTCGTTGACGACATCGCGCAAAACCTGGTCGCCGCCGAAGCCGTGCTGGCACGGCCCGGTATTGTCATCCTGAAGGCAAGCTCGGGCGCGCAAGCGCTGGAATTGCTGTTGACGCATGAAGTGGCGCTGGCCCTGATCGACGTGCAAATGCCGCAGATGGATGGCTTCGAACTGGCCGAGCTGATACGCGGCAGCGAGCGCACGCGCAGCATTCCCTTGATTTTCCTCACGGCCGCGTCGCGCGAACCGAGCTACAGTTTCCGTGGCTACGAGGCGGGCGCCGTCGATTTTCTCTACAAGCCCATCGACGTGAAAGCCTTGCAAAGCAAGGTGGCCGTGCTGGTCCAGCTGTACCAGCAAAAACGCGAATTGTCGGCCCAACTCGACGAGCTCAAGCATGCATTGCACCTGAATGAACTGTTCACGGCCGTGCTGGGCCACGACTTGCGTACGCCCTTGTCGGTGGTGATGAATGGCGCCATGCTGTTGCCGATGATGAGCGACCACCCGAAGGTGGTCGTCACGGCGCAGCGCATCGAAAGCAGCGCCAAGCGCATGGCGCGCATGGTCGACCAGTTGCTGGACCTGGCGCGCATCCGTTCCGGCACGATGGAGTTGCGCAGCAGCACGCACGACTACCTGGCGCTGGCGCGCGCCATCGTCGACGAGTTCGAGACGGCCGGCCAGGCCGCCCTTGTCGAGGTCAGCAGCGTGGGCGAGCTGCACGGGCTCTGCGATGCGGGCCTGTTGTCGCAAGTCATCTCGAATCTGTTAAGCAATGCCCTCACGCATGGCGAGCAGGGCGCGCCGGTGCAACTGGCCCTGGACGGACGCGACGCGGACAGCATTCAATTGCGCATCGCCAATCGCGGCGTCATCCCCGCCGCCTTGCTGCCGACCCTGTTCGAACCGTTCCAGCAGGCGGGCGAGAAGCGCAAGACGGGGCAGGGCCTGGGGCTGGGCCTGTACACGGTCAACATGTTCGTCAAGGCCCACGGTGGCACGGTCGAGCTCACTTCGACGGCTGCGCAGGGCACGCTGGCGACCGTGCGCATCCCGCGCCAGTGCCAGGTGCGCGTGCAAGCGGGACTGGCCACATGA
- a CDS encoding chemotaxis protein CheB, with amino-acid sequence MLPSCDVAPPPAGLRLIAIGASAGGVEALGIVLRALPATCRATVVVVLHLAPGRSSQLPHLYAERCQLPLREAQDKEPLQAGTVYFAPPDYHLQVEPDGCFSLSQEAPVYFSRPSIDVLLETAALAYRRAMLAIILTGASADGAAGLARVRQLGGSAWVQDPQRASCGIMPAAALKRAGADRVLDLPQMAASLALLGDGEHK; translated from the coding sequence ATGCTGCCAAGCTGCGACGTGGCGCCACCGCCCGCTGGCCTGCGCCTGATCGCCATCGGCGCCTCGGCCGGCGGCGTGGAAGCGCTGGGCATCGTGCTGCGTGCCTTGCCCGCTACCTGCCGCGCCACCGTGGTGGTGGTGCTGCACCTGGCGCCTGGCCGCTCGAGCCAGTTGCCGCATCTGTATGCGGAACGTTGCCAGTTGCCCTTGCGCGAGGCGCAGGACAAGGAGCCGCTGCAAGCCGGCACCGTGTATTTCGCCCCGCCCGATTACCACCTGCAAGTGGAACCCGATGGCTGTTTTTCCCTGTCGCAGGAAGCGCCCGTGTATTTTTCGCGCCCGTCCATCGACGTCCTGCTGGAAACGGCGGCCCTGGCCTATCGGCGCGCCATGCTGGCCATCATCCTGACGGGCGCCTCGGCCGATGGCGCGGCGGGCCTGGCGCGCGTGCGGCAACTGGGTGGCAGTGCCTGGGTGCAAGACCCGCAACGGGCCAGTTGTGGCATCATGCCGGCGGCCGCGCTCAAGCGGGCCGGTGCCGACCGCGTGCTCGATTTGCCGCAGATGGCTGCCAGCCTGGCATTGCTCGGCGATGGCGAACACAAGTGA